In the Nitrospinaceae bacterium genome, one interval contains:
- a CDS encoding SDR family oxidoreductase, with amino-acid sequence MVPIDLSGKVALITGASQGIGRSCAEWLAKAGATVALNARNEELLNEVATGISAEGGVSKLLPADLTSPGQSEWIVDETVRQFGGLDILVNVAGVSRRSDPANVTDEDIDIAIDLKLRSALRVTRMAIPHIRARGGGSIVFTGGISQRQSLEFNGSGCIPNASLAAYKHHLARRLAPDGIRVNLLVPGVIETPRMEAGNRRVSELSGKNLNEIESERMTSIPMGRFGTPDECGKVVLFLVSDLASFVTGESLGVDGGVCDGIRY; translated from the coding sequence ATGGTTCCAATAGATTTAAGCGGAAAAGTAGCTCTAATTACAGGGGCAAGCCAAGGCATCGGGCGCTCTTGTGCCGAATGGCTCGCTAAAGCAGGTGCCACCGTCGCCCTAAATGCACGCAACGAGGAGTTGTTAAATGAAGTGGCAACAGGAATCAGTGCAGAAGGTGGCGTGTCCAAGTTGCTTCCAGCAGATCTCACCTCTCCAGGACAATCAGAGTGGATTGTTGATGAAACCGTTCGCCAGTTTGGCGGCCTAGATATTCTTGTAAATGTAGCAGGCGTAAGCCGACGGTCAGACCCGGCTAATGTAACGGATGAAGATATCGACATTGCCATTGATTTAAAACTTCGCTCGGCGCTTCGCGTGACTCGGATGGCGATTCCTCATATTCGAGCCAGAGGTGGAGGCAGTATTGTCTTCACTGGAGGGATAAGTCAGCGACAATCATTAGAGTTTAATGGGTCGGGATGTATACCAAATGCAAGCCTTGCAGCCTACAAACACCACCTCGCTCGCCGCCTTGCGCCTGATGGAATTAGGGTGAACCTTTTAGTACCAGGAGTCATCGAGACTCCCCGCATGGAAGCTGGTAATCGGCGCGTCTCTGAGCTTAGCGGAAAAAATCTTAATGAAATCGAATCCGAGCGCATGACATCTATCCCGATGGGGCGATTTGGAACGCCGGATGAGTGTGGCAAAGTTGTTCTTTTCCTGGTTTCTGATCTCGCCTCTTTTGTCACCGGGGAATCTCTTGGTGTAGATGGCGGGGTATGCGATGGGATCCGCTATTAG
- a CDS encoding cupin domain-containing protein, with amino-acid sequence MPYYNIHDLGMKREEVSPLAEIQSIVGELMKFGIVTYYKGEGSKPHYHPNDEQFVFILEGRRLSILGDEERIVGPGDILHIPRNTRHGATTLDEKCVSLVVKSPAGSGVLGEDYNEAKDADDVIRRLSDNLGQDIKY; translated from the coding sequence ATGCCTTACTACAACATTCATGATCTTGGAATGAAACGAGAAGAGGTAAGCCCGCTAGCCGAGATTCAAAGCATCGTCGGGGAGCTCATGAAGTTTGGAATCGTCACCTACTATAAAGGTGAAGGCTCCAAGCCTCATTATCACCCGAATGACGAGCAATTCGTATTCATACTTGAGGGTAGGAGACTCTCTATCCTTGGGGATGAGGAACGTATTGTGGGACCTGGAGATATCCTCCATATTCCACGTAATACTCGACATGGAGCAACAACACTTGACGAAAAATGCGTCAGCCTTGTCGTGAAAAGTCCGGCCGGCAGTGGTGTTTTGGGGGAAGACTATAATGAGGCGAAAGATGCCGACGACGTCATTCGCCGCTTGAGCGATAATCTGGGGCAGGATATTAAATACTAA